Below is a genomic region from Candidatus Methylomirabilis sp..
TGGCCTCGCGGGGGAGGCGATCCCCCTTACTGCGAGAATCCTGCAGATCGCCGACATCTTTGATGCGCTGATGACGGCGCGACCATACAAGCCTGCCTGGTCGTTACAAACCGCGTGTAACATCCTGCGGGATGAGGTGGCGTGCGGCTGGCGTGATCCCGCCGTGGTGGGGCCGTTCATCGAGCTGGTCGAGCGCGGAGAGCTGCCCGGATCGGAAGCAGGCGCGCCCTGAGGATTAGGTACCAGCGCTCTATGACCACAGATTCACAATCCTGGATGTAAGTACGTATGTTGTCTATCAAGAACTGGAGCATCGGCACGCGGCTGCTGCTCGCCTTTATCCTGGTTCTAGCTCCCTTTGTGGGGTTCGTCGGCATTGCCGGGCTGCATTTCGGCGCCATCATGCACTCCTATCTACGGATCCAGGAGGATGCGACAGTCGATCTGAAACGGACATCCGACGTAATGGCGGCTGCCGATGGTCTCCTGCTGGCAACTAAAGACTATCTCGTCAGTCAAGGTCCGCAGGAGCAGCAGCGGGTCAACGGATACGTGACGCTTCTTCACGAGGCTTTCAGGGTGCTGGAAACCACACGATTTGAGGGCGCCGATGAGCGGCGATTGTTTGATGCAGTGAAAGACATGGCGCCTCGCATGGAAGCGCTCGGACGGGAAATCGTCGCGCCTGCGCCCTTCCCGCACAATCGTGAGATATCCGCCAAGGTGGCCAGGCTGACACAGATACACGATCACGTCGATACGACGCTGCATCAGCTCATGGGCGTCCACATACGCGAAATCGATGAGGCGATGCGACACGTCTCCGATGTGGGCCAACAGGTGATATTTGTCACGTTCGTCACGCTGGCTGTCAGCGCGTTGGGGGCTATCGCGATCAGTGTCCCATTGGCACACTGGCTGAGCCGACCCATCCGGACCATCGCGCAGGGGAGCCGTCGGTTGGCTGAGGGCGACCTCTCCCAGCGGGTGGAGGTAACCGTCGGAGGGGAGCTTGGAGAGGCGGCCCAGGCCTTTAACGAGATGGCGCAACGGCTGGAACGATCGGCTGTCGAAAACGCCGCGCTGTACGGCGCCGTGCGCCAACGCGCCGAACGGATCGCGGCCGTCAATCGCCTGACCAAGATCATCAGCGCCTCCCTCGATATCGGCGCCGTCTATGAGACCTTTGCTGAGGAGTTGAAACGGTTCATCTCCTATACCCGGATGGGGATTGTCATTGTCGATGAGTCAGGCGCGCGATTCAGGCTCTTTCAACTGGTCGGCAAACCGTTGAACGAGGTCCCCCTCGGGATGGCGTGGTCGAGGGGGGGAGACAGCGGCGTGGACTGGGTCATGACCCACAGGCGCCCGCATTTTGAATCGGATCTTGCGAAGGCGGGACGGTTTCGTGAAGACGAGGCGATGGCGAAGGAGGGGATTCGCTCGACAGTTCGCCTGCCGTTGATCGTAGCGGGGCAGGTCATCGGTGTCCTTTTTTTGGACGATGTCGCGCCCAGCCACTACACTGAGGCCGATCTTGAACTGCTTGTTCCGCTCGGAGAGCAGTTGGCCATCGCCATTGAAAATGCCAGGCTCCACAAGGAGATGGGACAGAGAGTGGAGGAGCGAACGCGGACGCTCAAGCACA
It encodes:
- a CDS encoding ATP-binding protein, translated to MLSIKNWSIGTRLLLAFILVLAPFVGFVGIAGLHFGAIMHSYLRIQEDATVDLKRTSDVMAAADGLLLATKDYLVSQGPQEQQRVNGYVTLLHEAFRVLETTRFEGADERRLFDAVKDMAPRMEALGREIVAPAPFPHNREISAKVARLTQIHDHVDTTLHQLMGVHIREIDEAMRHVSDVGQQVIFVTFVTLAVSALGAIAISVPLAHWLSRPIRTIAQGSRRLAEGDLSQRVEVTVGGELGEAAQAFNEMAQRLERSAVENAALYGAVRQRAERIAAVNRLTKIISASLDIGAVYETFAEELKRFISYTRMGIVIVDESGARFRLFQLVGKPLNEVPLGMAWSRGGDSGVDWVMTHRRPHFESDLAKAGRFREDEAMAKEGIRSTVRLPLIVAGQVIGVLFLDDVAPSHYTEADLELLVPLGEQLAIAIENARLHKEMGQRVEERTRTLKHTQAQLIQSGKLAAVGTLAAGVAHELNQPLMIIRGYAQELLRDERIGEEAIRDDLRRIEAQTTRMTAIIDHLRDFSRESKGKRQDTDLNRVVTDALDFLGQQLTARNIDVVQELHPALPTVRVDPLQIEQILLNLITNARDAMEPAGRGTIVIRTEVISGNRVALSVTDTGPGIPGEIQSRIFDPFFTTKEVGKGTGLGLSICHGIVKEHGGDLTMESPVADGRGARFTLILPLIHPDDGKGSPA